The Onthophagus taurus isolate NC chromosome 6, IU_Otau_3.0, whole genome shotgun sequence region ttttaaatagaaaatattcAGATGCATTCCTATATTTagtgtaaatattaatataaatgtcGATTTATGTCTAAGATTTTGAGGAATCgaccaaaattaaaaactttatgtcATGGAAACTTTGAAGTCCAAGTATTTACATTTAATCTGTTATTCCAGAATCATAAAGGAGTCCTTCTTCCAGCTCGTTCATCGTTTCGTCTTTGTATTGCATTGTTTGTGTTTCTTGTGAAATCGAGTGCGCGCTTTCATGCGGATCTCGTTTCGAATGTGCGTTTGCTATTCTACTTGTTGACCAATGTTTACTCCAATCatacaaaatatacaaaattggTATAAATCCGTAATTAACGATAATAACAGCCAAAAAAGCTGTACCGTTAATTGTTATCGTTTTACAACATAAATGTTTTGGAGTGAGATTCTGCACTCAAGCAgttcatcatatttttttcatatcttCTACAGACTTGGAAGACCGAAAGCCAAGTGGAACTACAATGTGAGAGAGATCTTGGAAAATGTTGGTAAGTCCTAGATTGAGGTAATGATGTTGGCAGGTAAGAGAGAAGGGTGGAACAATTTCTTACAAAAACAGTATAAAATCAAAGATCAAAATATGATCATTTTTTCTGACAGAGAGTTGTCTACAGCGTCAAAATGGGATTTTTTGACACAATACCTTGTGTGCCCAAGAGTATGATCACTCTGTACTTGGATCTTAAACAGTTAATCAACCTTCCTAAGTAATATCTTTCCCTTTTTAACCTAAACATACTAACTCTTTAACAATCTTTCCAAGCTCCTAGCTATATTTCACAGATTTATTAACATcaacattattaatttgtttataataccaATAAATACAACTTTAATAAGTACAATTTCACTCAGCTTTTTATgcactttattattaaacaatataGCTATCTCATTCATTAAGTTATTGTTCTTCTTCCTTTAATTTCTCTCCTCATAGGCACAACATCTTTGTAACCATTTATTAATATCTGATTATTCTCTTTCCTCACTCAccattttattcattattaatcagtattaataatataaatgttaagAAATAGGAGTGCATACCACGACCATTTGGTAATGGAAAGGATCTGCTACAACACCAggagtaaaaaaaaaaggaaatatactttaatttagttttaaattaaaaaatacatcaaaaactGTAAACTTACCTTCATATATGTTGAGATTACAATCAAAATAACACAATGTtgaggatttttttttctttggcagctgtcaatgtcatttttataaccaaaaacgataattgaggttatgtctaaGTAAAAAATGACAGGAcatgtcaaaaaaaatcaaatttgatttaattatttaaaaaaatacagcATGTAGAATATAATGAATCACATTTAAagttcattaattaaattccataaataattcttaattttgtATGAATATgatgaatttataattttctgaGAGACCTTTAATTCGTATTAATCATCAcggtttgtttaaaattgattaagttacttaatattgatttcaaaaattaaccaaTTGATACCTTTACTTATATCTAAATCCTAAATAACATTAGCAGCACAACATCTAATATCAAATAACTCGAAATGATTGCTTCACTTTTATCTAGCCCTATCTATTAATATTCTTTAATATAAGAGTACtaacgataataataaatcccCAATGGAAATAGTAATTAAAACCTTCCAAGCTAGTGTTTATACAGTggaattttttcaattataatgCGCACTTAGCGATTTTAAATCGCTTGCAATGGCTATTTTAGTAATTACATCTCCTGAATTGTGGCAGCTCTAAACAACAAGTCTATCAGAGTTTGATAACGGCAATTCCGTTATTCTAGGAATCGCTGGTCAAGCAATATAAGTTCTAAATGACACATGACATAACAATAGGAAGGAATATTAAGTTACGACTCCACGGTGggataattataaaaaaattgttgccaGTATTAAATGTTAAACCTTTTTAAAGGCATTTTTCTTagattttcgtttaatttgtTAAGGTCAAAGGGAGGATGTAACGATTAAAACGCATGCGATCGATAACGTGTGCTATAGCCGACCTCCATTGTTCACATTTTCCGGAACGAAATCGACAGAAAATAACTTGagaaaaatcgtataaaaatCACACGAACATCgcaaaatcgtttttaaatcgaaatccacattaatttgaagtaatctaataaaatttccgTTTTAAAACGTACCTGCTGCTCTAGACCTGATCCATTGTGGTTGGGTGCATTACTCATATTACTTCAAATCAGTACTTTTTGTGTTGTGGGTCGTGTACCCTGGGCTTCTACTGGGTTTGGCGTTTGCTTgctcttttttttaatagaatctTCTTTCCACACGATCAAAACCAACAAACTATTCCGTGCTGTCTCTATGTTTCAAAATTAGTTACGAAGCGCGTGTCTCGCACTTGAAAACGTTTTAACGATTCTTCTCACAAAAGGCGAGTCGTGTTTCGCAAAAACTCGTCGTCGTCGTAGTGGTAATGAAGGGAAGAGCGTGAGCGTGAATCAGTTTTGGGGCGATTGTGCGCAAGCGCCGAAGTAAAATGGCCGATCGTCGGTTTAGTTTCGCTCGTTTTAACACAAACGCGAGCAGATGGCGCTCCCGATGTTTACCgcgtttattcaaaaaaaaaatcaacttttttcgaaaaaattaaactttgcaACTTTTAAACGAGTttcaaacgatttttttttcaagctGATGATGAACGTTATTTGATTCTTGACTTACTGATGACCGATTGATGATCACGAAAGGACAAAACTGTGTGACTTGAAGGAGTTTTTTTCAGGAATACAActgaagattttttaatttgtgatGAATGAGAGAAAATGTCATTTGGGATTTTTATGGGAGAATGACAAGGAATTGtcagtttttttcttttgttcatttatattaattcatttatataccgggaatttcatataactcgtaATGTATGAATGTAGTACAaataaccatagttacgaaactactagacacttgcactgtcccacataaaatgtaacaaagcttaatagtacaggcattgggtagttttgcaatggaaaagttttgcttggaaaaggtgaCGTCGTTATTATAACTCGGAGTTTCTGGTGTCagactttctagttctaggactagttttagttcaataaaaatatgcaacatagtgatatcttatgctaactagcgctttctaccactattactagaactaacattagacctaaaactagaaacattcggatttagcctcacgcctttcaagacggctaaatccgaatgtttctagttctagttttacactagcactgttactatgtagaaccaacactatacctagaactagaatcatttgggatTAGCCagacgtctctaaagacggctaaacccaaatgattctagttctaggtctaatgttagttctagtgacagtgcaagtgtaaaacatttgggtttagctgcaTGTCTCTCAatacagctaaacccgaatgattctagttctaggtcttgtgttagttctagtgataatgttactgtaaaactagaactaacactagacctagaaagtattgggtttagcagtctttaAAGATGGCGAATCtagcataacaattaaaactagaactaacaatagacCTACAACTACAAACATTCAAAACTCCAAAACATTCTAGTtgtagtgttaattctagttttacattagcactgttactatgtagaactaacacatgtctctaaagatggtgtagtattagttctagttttacacttgcactgtcactagaacattagacctagaactcgaaaaatttgggtttagctgtgGGTCTCATAAGGAGGTTTTACTATAATgcaaaattatattgacatgttgcattttatgtgggacaaagtttATGTGGAACCAAGTAAGTAGGTAACCCCTGATTTCTATagcaatatatttttgtatactgcatcttaagtgaaattcactgtacatatattatttacaattatttatttaaatcggCTACAGCTTTTTGTACATTCGATAACTTCTTTTGAGGAATAGCCCTGCTTCTAAGCTCGTCTTCAGCGGATTTATTCACCGTTTTCGTTAccattttcttcaatttattCAACTCACTTCCTTTATTCTTTTTAGGTTGTATTGGgcaattatttctttttgttacaGCAACCCCTTTCGTTtgctttttcttcttttgcaCGTCTTTAGGTACTTTACATTTCACTTTTAACTTCCCTTGaggcatttttttaataattttcttatattttcttaaaaatattattgaattttctaaaatcacATGACATCACAAATTAGAGGTTATGTTATTGTATCGGTAAAAcagtttttgttttcataaaattgattattaaacatcttattataattatttaaaataaaataataatcaaataataactaaataattaatttaatgcaTACTCGCatttaaatcatcaaataattaataaattagtacATAAGAATTAATTCTGTTAttcgattattattataggttatgttattatgtcggtaaaaccgattttttttttaataaaatctattattaaacatcttattataattatttaaaataaaataataaccaaataattaacttaatgcATATTCGCatttaaatcatcaaataattaacgaattaatacaaaaaaattagtttcttTATTCGATGATAGATGGTGCTGTTAGGGGATTAGTTAAACTTCTCGAAGTTTCATCGCGTGCGTCAAAATTTGGTTAAGTTCTCAATcctcaaatttaattattttttaataatatatcaaCAAAGTAACCATGGTGAGtacttgaaaattaaaattttcacccTATCCatcaagtttaaaaaataattaatataaaattttaaaaaacccCCCCGATTAAGTGATTTAAACGATGCTGCCCGTTCAGGTGTGTCATGAGGCTAATTCACGCCGGCTTTTCATGAAAACCGCGTGGGTTTGCCCCTTTTCTACCTCAATTTTCGATAAATCCCATCATAACCGCAtcctttaatttaacataaatctttttattttctttaggtTTCTTTAAACCCCGTCAGGGTGCTGAAACATGAAGCCGAAGAGGAAAAAGGAGAAATTGCACGTCTCTCAAGTTTCGTGGGGGCTATTGCTATAGGAGAGTTGGTGAAAAGCACTTTGGGGCCAAAAGGGATGGATAAAATCCTCGTTTCCTTTGGGAGAAGTGCTGGAAGTGTCGAAATTACAAACGATGGGGCTACAATATTAAAATCTGTGGGCGTTGACAACCCAGCTGCAAAGATTTTAGTTGATATGTCAAAAGTTCAAGATGATGAAGTTGGGGATGGAACCACTTCTGTTACAGTATTAGGTAAAAATACTCGTTCttattaatcatttattaaatttctaaattaataatttatattaaactaaaactagaactatcattagaactaatattagacctagaaactttACGGGTTAAGCCATGTGTCTTTTGAAGAAGTGTTTGATGTTttggatgccatgttgcaaccttctttaGAAATAAGTTCCAAGTGACCAGgtcattttttataagaactccatttataaaaaaaggggaaaacaaaaaacatctTTCCAGTGATTTACAATGGGAGTTGTTAAAGGAGaggtcataaaaaaataaaaaacaagagatttttttattttttctatctaTTTAATAGGTCTATAAAAAATTGGGGAAAAAAATTggggaaaaaaattaattataactggtgaaaattgcaactatATTCTAATATTGAGGCATAAAAAGAATCTTTAGTAAAAAATAGTATCACATGGATGCTTTAAGGGGCTATACCAGCCAGGGTTGCACACATAGAATGTCATGAGCcatgtcataaaaaatcgtgagatgttgaaatttgtttaaaaatcactccattttaataatatgtcTTACATATAGGCATAGGATTCAAGTAAAATAGTTTAGACAACGTTTGTGTATAAAAGTGAAATgattaaaaggaaataaaatattacagtTTAAGTAATTTCTTAGCGCCATCTAGCGGCAAATAGATGTAACTAATAGAGAACTTTACAGTAACCTacaattcaagttgaaaatgctatgattttattaacactgattattatattatttttgtaataaaatcgtGAGAAGTACATGTCCAATCGTGGGATTAAAGGTAATATCATGAGATCTTACGATAAATCGTTAGATCTGGCAACCCAGATACCAGTGTAATTGCTAAAGAATTTATGATCGCTGAAACACTCATAAAAAAAGTTCCTCCACTGCTGCAACGAATAACGATAACAGTAGATTCAGTACCTAAAATGAAAATCAaatatcgatatgattttAGAGAAATATTGACATTTTACAAGATGGGggagatttgaagaaaaatttttatttttctgtaaAAAATCACCGTTTTTTCGATGTCAAATCGACATTTTTCATCCAATCCAACAATAAAACGTGTTTATAAtactcttttaaaaaaatcaagtcAATCGGATAATTTGTCTTTGAGTTAGAactgtaacaaattttaaaaatggcgtTTTGAGCAAGTCGCGTAGTTTTACTATCGATAAGATGATATTTACCATAAGAAATGTCACTTCGCTATTCCTGGTCCATATAATGGGCCCTTCTCAGTGTCAAAAAACGCCTGCTGAGCTGCTAAAGCTTTTTTTCGAGCAGTCCTACCCTCCTTTGATGTCGCTTGGTGACGAAAATTAGCTTGATAAATTCTGACATCATCTTCATCGTTCGCATATTCATTTGCAATTGGACTAATAGTGATTTCCATTACtcgaaacattttcaaaatatattgaaaatcATCGTTAAAAATGGAAACAGCCAGAAAATTTGGCAAGTTCGATAGTTTTGAAGCCATTGTGGAGGTGCGTTCTAGCAAAGTGCCAGAGCAAACCATTATAActttccttaaaaaaatttacgagtttttacaactttttattgCACGGTACAGTCCAGTACTTCCGAGAAATTCACTtccatttaataataacaaataataggCGGACTATAGAATAATATGTTTTTgaatattctaaaacaatttgGAATCCGactttgcaattttaatattatgttCTTGAAAGTATAAACTATCGAAAAAagatccgaatgattctagttctaggtctagtgttagttctatactctgtttttaaaccaggaggagtattttaaatttgtcaccagattgaccttgcacgtgattggttgaatgcgaggaaggttcacacacaggcaattttgaatttgaaggttaggtaattgataattcgacagtttcgtgtcattattgtatattttgtgttcttaaacccttttttattatattttgaaataaatacactcataacttcaatgttaatttgtatgtatagtgttgacgataacaaacgaaaataaatacaataataagtaaataaataaataataattattaatttaaatttaccgccaaaatatctagtgatattttctggtgattttttccagtgtaaatctgactttcgcgtttactcctcctggtttaaaaacagagtatagttctagtgcaagtgttagttctagttttaattgttattcagcgctaagttgtatatttttaagtttcgggtttagccctgtgtctttagacgctgaatgttaggtaaggttagttttgtttacaaacattaattataccatgaagtattctttggcaattatagcgtgaagttttcttttgtaatgtcaattatagcgtgaaggaatgttcggtaaggttagttttgtttacaaacattaattataccatgaagtattctttggcaatttgtaatggcaattatagcgtgacgttttcttttgtaatgtcaattatagcgtgaaggaatgtgaggtaaggttagttttgtttacaaacattaattataccatgaagttttctttggcaattagtaatggcaattatagcgtgaagttttcttttgtaatgtcaattaagcgtgaaggaatgttaggtaaggttagttttgtttacaaacattaattataccttgaagatttctttggcaattaagttttaattgttacgcAGCGctagacccagaactagaatcattcgggtttagccgtctttagagacgtgcggctaaacccgaatgtttctagttctaggtacagtgttagttctagtgcaaaactagaactagaaagtttcggggtTGTAACAAATCTTTAAGGGTACGAAAAAGATGGAAACTTTAGTtctcagtctagtgttagttgtagttttaccgaacgtctctcaaaacggctaaacccgaatgattctagttctaggtatagtgttagttctagtaacagtgccagtgtaaaactagaactaacactagacctagaactagaaagttctagcgtctgaagacgcacggctaacccgaaactttctagttctaggtctagtgttagttctagttttaattgttatacatcgCTAGGCCAAGAAccagaatcattcgagtttagccgtcttttgtgacgtgcggctaaacccaaatggttctggttctaggtatagtcttagttttacttttcgttcaataaaaatatacaataatgtagcgctgaataacaattaaaactagtctgaagacgcacggctaatcccgaatgatgctctatagttctagttttagtttaattaacaccgtgCGTGAAATTCTTCGgacttataataatttatatttagcttccgaattattaaaagaagcgGAACGAATGGTAGATCAAAAAATTCATCCACAAACGATAATATCCGGTTGGCGTAAAGCAACGGATATCGCGAGGAATGCTCTTTTAGAAGCTTCAAGagataatagtaataatttggAGGCGTTTCGTGAAGATCTGATGAATATAGCGCGTACAACGTTAAGTTCGAAAATTTTGTCTCAACACAAAGAACATTTTGCTAAATTAGCGGTTGATGCGATTTTGCGTTTAAAAGGATCCGGCGATTTAGCAGCCATCCAATTGATTAAGAAAAGAGGGGGAACCTTAGAAGATTCATTTCTAGACGATGGTTTCTTATTAGATAAAAAACCTGGGGTGCATCAACCTAAACGGGTTGAAAATGCGAAAATTTTAATCGCAAATACCCCAATGGATaccgataaaattaaagtgtttGGATCTCATATTAAAGTTGATTCAATGGCGAAAATAGCCGAGTTAGAAGTAgcggaaaaagaaaaaatgaaagataaagttagtaaaattcttaaacataATTGTAACGTTTTTATCAATCGTCAACTCATCTATAACTACCCTGAACAATTATTTGCTGATGCTGGAGTTATGGCTATCGAACATGCCGATTTCGATGGAATCGAACGTTTAGCTTTGGTTACTGGAGGCGAAATCGTTTCAACTTTTGATAACCCCGATTTAGTTAAATTGGGAACTTGTGAGGTTATCGAACAGGTTATGATTGGGGAAGATATTCTGTTACGATTTGGGGGTGTTGCTTTGGGCGAAGCTTGTACTGTTGTTATCCGCGGGGCTACACAACAAATTATTGACGAAGCTGATAGATCTTTACATGACGCTTTATGCGTTTTGGCTGCTACAGTTAAAGAGAGTAGGATTGTTTATGGTGGTGGATCTAGCGAAATGTTGATGGCTGTTGCTGTTTATGAAGCAGCTGCTAAAACTCCTGGTAAAGAATCTGTAGCTATGGAAGCTTTTGCTAGAGCTTTACAACAATTACCTACAATTATTGCTGATAATGcaggtaaaattaatttaaaaataaatttataaaatatattttaaaacaataatgttTTAGGTTACGACTCAGCCCAATTAGTAAGCGAATTAAGAGCTGCTCACGCTTTGGGAAAACGTACATTTGGTTTAAATATGGATAAAGGAGTTGTCGGAGATATGAAAGAATTAGGAATAACTGAATCTTTTGTTGTTAAACGTCAAGTACTTTTATCGGCAAGCGAAGCTGCCGAAATGATTCTTCGTGTTGATAATATCATCAAAGCCGCACCTAGGAAGCGAGTCGAAGATAGAGGACATTGTTAGATTAACTTTAACTGATAGATTTCGCGATTTAACTTCGATTACTTGtgcttatttaaaaattatttttcattaattaatgtttgttcACCAAGATTAATCAgcttgtttcattttttataccaCTTGAATGTaacttttgaacaataaaaatcatatttaacaagctttttttgagttttaattgaaaaataagatctgtcaaaaaattacaattgaggttatgtagtttatattataaatattttattccatggtatataaatctaaatttctttttatttacatagtaatatttgaaattttatatatattttattaatataattatttatcaatttgatAACTAAATCATTTAATTGATTTCGTTGAGAAAAGAGTGGATAGATGGCgcttttgtttaaataattatgcaatataatgttaattaataaataattttattcttttttaaaagcAACCTAAATGTTTacattcatttatttatttacaagaaaatttaataaaaaattaagttaaataacTAATACGCATGCGTCCGTTAACCTCAATTAATAGTCAAAACTTTCCTGctccaataaaaattatttttcattaattaatgtttgttcACCAAGATTAATCAgcttgtttcattttttatatcacttAAATGTAActtttcaacaataaaaatcgtatttaaCGATTAGagttttttgattatatatctttattaaatcaaaaaatgacaattgaggttatgtagtttttatcaaatattttattccatGGTATATAAAgctaaatttctttttatttacatagtaatatttgaataatgtcttattttatacatattttattaatctaattattatttatcaatttaataacgaaatcATTTAATTGATTTCGTTGAGAAAAGTGTGGGTAGATGGCGCTAAtacttattttttgattattttttgaaataataatacgatataatctttattaataaataattttctttttatttaaaaaacaacttaaaattttatatttatttaattatttataacaaaatttaataaaaaattaagtttaatagcTAATGCGCATGCGTCCCATAACCTCAATTAATTGTCAAAGTTTTCCCGCTCAAATAAACCGCTTATTTTGTTGTCATATATTTATGTGTGTGgtgtttaaaacttttaaatcacaatttattttaggagaaaaagtactaaaaatcattaaaaatggtTCGAAGAGACTACGATAAAGATAAAGGTAAATTAAAACTGTAATATagcttaaattttattaaaaaaactttttttaacagaAAACCTTAAAACTTTCTTAACCGAATTTTGTTCGCAAGATGATCTTGGGAAGAAAcactttaaatattgtgagcaattaacaaaattagcTCACAGAGACCAAGTGGCAATGTACATTGAATTGGATGATCTTCATGAATATAATGATACTTTAGCTGAAGCTGTAATAAGCAATACCCGAAGATATTTGAATATTATGGGTGATTTAGTTTACGAGTTACTCCCTACTTTTCGAAATCACGAAGTCATTGCTAAAGACGCTTTGGACGTTTATATCGAACATCGGATTATGATGGACAGTCGAGTGCGACAACCAAACGAACAACGAgatcctaaaaataaatttccacCCGAGTTAATGAGAAGATAGtaagatttaattatttaagttttctattttttatgtaatttaattttttttagtgaaatatattttaaagataTGTCCACATCAAAAAATGTTCCAATTCGGGAAGTAAAAGCTGATCATATTGGTAAATTAGTAACAGTGAGAGGTATTGTGACAAGATGTGGAGATGTAAAACCCATGATGAGTGTTGCTACTTACACTTGTGATCAATGTGGGGCTGAAACTTATCAACCGATTGCTGGGTTGAGTTTTATGCCCATAACTAAATGTCCTAGTGAAGAATGTAGGGTTAATAAATCAGGGGGGAATTTGTATTTACAAACAAGGGGatcgaaatttattaaatttcaagaAATTCGTATGCAAGAATTGGTAAAAGATTAGAAAAAATACAGTGCTGTGCAAAATAATAGGTTGACCTgagatatacaggtgtttctaaattgatgcgaaagatttcaAGGTGATTTTTCAGAGAAAATTAAGGGATGtcttttatataactttttgttcaaaatccCTTCTCTTCCAAGTTACAGCACTCTAAAGTTAGgggaaaaaatttgtttttatttaataaatccaccatggaggaatttagaagaataacattttgatgatttttataaCCCAAAAATGGTATTATAAGGGGCTGAAAAAATCAACCCCTACAATACTTTATATTAGAACTGTTTAATGCGtctaaatttttctatttaaaaccTTCGATTTAAATAGAGGGATTTAATacgcaacatttttgttttttgacattttctcctaaaattgttagtttgatcacaaaaaaataaaataatacacaaGCTCAAGTGAGTTAATTCAGAGAttggttattaataataataacaataaatttattgcttaCTCAaagtacaaaaacaaaaaaaaaaattacaattgaTCATAGCAAATACAGCTGtaacaatataaatttgaGGGAAGCAAACTGAGCCATCATAAACTGCCAATAGTCATCATAAACACATCTAAAGTTAGCTAACTAATGATACTTAAACTAAAGAGAAagaaagtgaaaaaaaaataagaaaaaacgcAAACAAAACTATAATATATACTGATATAACACAATTTTGTAGCGATTCACAAGCGATCTCAGCGTTAGTAAGTTAACATATCTAGTGTCAACACTATGTGTATCTCTTCTGGGCACAAATCTACAATGCAGATATGTATGTGAACCCGCGATTGgaattttatgaagaaaacTAACGAATGCAACCGCCGGCGGTTTTCCAAGCTTACCCAACCACAGTCAGACAGCTTGTGGCTAATGCAGTGAAGACGTCGAATCCCGTAAATCATTCGAAGACAGGATTCTACACTTTTTGTAATCTGTCTTTATCCCTTCTATACAAAAACTCACCATAGACTGTGACCAAGTAGTTTAAGTTGCTAAGCACTAAAAATTAACACAGCATGACCTTACAAGTCTTGGAGAAAACATGCCGCTGAAATATGGACTTAAGTATG contains the following coding sequences:
- the LOC111421081 gene encoding T-complex protein 1 subunit beta; its protein translation is MVSLNPVRVLKHEAEEEKGEIARLSSFVGAIAIGELVKSTLGPKGMDKILVSFGRSAGSVEITNDGATILKSVGVDNPAAKILVDMSKVQDDEVGDGTTSVTVLASELLKEAERMVDQKIHPQTIISGWRKATDIARNALLEASRDNSNNLEAFREDLMNIARTTLSSKILSQHKEHFAKLAVDAILRLKGSGDLAAIQLIKKRGGTLEDSFLDDGFLLDKKPGVHQPKRVENAKILIANTPMDTDKIKVFGSHIKVDSMAKIAELEVAEKEKMKDKVSKILKHNCNVFINRQLIYNYPEQLFADAGVMAIEHADFDGIERLALVTGGEIVSTFDNPDLVKLGTCEVIEQVMIGEDILLRFGGVALGEACTVVIRGATQQIIDEADRSLHDALCVLAATVKESRIVYGGGSSEMLMAVAVYEAAAKTPGKESVAMEAFARALQQLPTIIADNAGYDSAQLVSELRAAHALGKRTFGLNMDKGVVGDMKELGITESFVVKRQVLLSASEAAEMILRVDNIIKAAPRKRVEDRGHC